One Clostridium estertheticum DNA segment encodes these proteins:
- a CDS encoding lysoplasmalogenase family protein: MKNRDFNSLMDKVLVGIIVILYTCFLYMDFYNKDFFIASYYIKYICILLCFVLSIFANKNPLSDIEKHRDVFLLQLALFITAIADLCLVIFDFYILGVVLFSLVQITYSVRYASKKPKATLIKFLIIFLCIAFSYCTANIFIEEINILFPVSLFYFICLLFSVSGAIVAFKDNLYPSPSKYMIVFGMIFFLLCDICVALSNLSGLLPLIGHSMGLVQHISSLLIWFFYLPSQLLLALSGNDKI, translated from the coding sequence ATGAAAAATAGAGATTTTAATAGTTTGATGGATAAGGTATTAGTTGGAATAATAGTCATTTTATATACTTGCTTTTTATATATGGATTTTTATAATAAAGATTTTTTTATTGCCTCTTATTATATAAAGTATATATGTATATTACTTTGTTTTGTGCTATCCATATTTGCTAATAAAAATCCACTTTCAGATATAGAGAAGCACAGAGATGTATTTCTACTTCAGTTGGCACTGTTTATAACTGCCATAGCAGATTTATGCTTAGTCATTTTTGATTTTTATATTTTAGGCGTAGTGCTCTTTTCTTTAGTTCAAATTACATACAGTGTGAGGTATGCCAGTAAAAAACCTAAAGCAACACTTATAAAATTTTTAATCATTTTTTTATGCATAGCATTCTCATATTGCACCGCTAATATATTTATTGAGGAGATCAATATTTTGTTTCCTGTTTCATTATTTTATTTTATATGCTTACTTTTCAGTGTTAGTGGGGCTATAGTAGCTTTCAAGGATAACTTATATCCTTCTCCAAGTAAATACATGATAGTCTTCGGTATGATATTTTTCCTTTTATGTGATATATGTGTAGCTTTATCTAATTTATCTGGACTTTTACCATTAATAGGACACTCCATGGGATTGGTTCAACATATATCCAGTTTGCTAATTTGGTTTTTCTACCTTCCTTCACAGTTATTATTGGCTTTAAGTGGAAATGATAAAATTTAA
- a CDS encoding MATE family efflux transporter has translation MIALIFIPFAGNVVSLFTNNKEIIHLASTVLIVNSLCIPLWSIAFVLPSGLKGAGDVKYTLITTIIGMWLFRITLGYLLGVVLKFGLVGVWLGMVIDWVVRGSLYFIRFKKGKWKRNIVIKMPANT, from the coding sequence GTGATAGCCTTAATATTTATACCCTTTGCCGGAAATGTGGTATCACTATTTACTAATAATAAGGAAATAATTCACTTAGCATCCACTGTTCTTATAGTAAATTCACTATGCATTCCCTTGTGGTCAATAGCTTTTGTTCTACCATCAGGGCTAAAAGGTGCAGGAGATGTTAAATATACACTTATAACTACAATTATAGGAATGTGGCTTTTTAGAATTACCTTAGGTTATTTATTAGGTGTTGTATTAAAATTTGGTCTTGTGGGGGTATGGCTAGGTATGGTTATTGATTGGGTTGTTCGCGGTAGCTTATATTTTATAAGGTTTAAAAAAGGAAAATGGAAGCGTAATATTGTTATAAAAATGCCAGCGAACACTTAA
- a CDS encoding methyl-accepting chemotaxis protein, whose amino-acid sequence MKTKFNIKLRGKILCIFISILVLLSMLVLVTVYKELKSLAFKDIETQLDSASNVGYSLLSQKYPGDWKVEGDKLYKGDKVINADTDFVDTVKKDTGNLATIFLGDTRISTNVLKEDGTRAIGTKVSAIVATEVLNSGKVYVGEATILNSLYQTKYVPIKDARDKVVGIWFVGVDKASINNIINNLMLKIVAINIAVLILSITLVVMFVNSLKKNINIISTSLNSVATGKLDGECIVKSKDEFGEIAEYVNSMILNLKEIVQKFQGSSKMVDSSSSNLLGISNEMSSVAENIANSIQEVASGTGTQASDMMNITSLLNSFGSEIDLIAQKISNVNDSSGCINTMASESNEGMESLVSSIKNIKAAFDDFTTRFNVLGVNLNKINEITAYIKSISDQTNLLALNAAIEAARAGEAGRGFSIVADEIRKLAEQSKDSSQSINELINTISIENKIIISSTDLMKSEINNQVTVINCATDSFRGILGSVCDVIPKIVAVNDSILIINKNKNIIIDKIQSSSSIAEEISASSQQIAAASEELNASAEEVSATAHILNSMTKEILDIGNKFKI is encoded by the coding sequence ATGAAGACAAAGTTTAACATTAAGTTAAGAGGTAAAATTTTATGTATATTTATTTCTATTTTAGTATTATTGAGTATGCTTGTCCTAGTAACTGTTTATAAGGAATTGAAATCTCTAGCATTTAAAGATATTGAGACTCAATTGGATTCTGCCAGTAATGTAGGATACTCTTTATTGTCACAAAAATATCCAGGAGATTGGAAGGTGGAAGGGGATAAACTGTACAAAGGAGATAAAGTCATAAATGCGGACACGGATTTTGTAGATACAGTTAAAAAAGATACGGGGAATCTTGCCACAATATTTTTAGGAGATACAAGAATATCAACTAATGTTTTAAAAGAAGATGGGACAAGAGCCATAGGAACTAAGGTCTCTGCTATAGTAGCGACTGAAGTTTTAAATAGTGGAAAAGTTTATGTTGGTGAAGCTACAATCCTTAATAGTTTATATCAAACAAAATATGTTCCAATTAAAGACGCCAGGGATAAAGTAGTTGGAATTTGGTTTGTAGGTGTTGATAAGGCAAGTATTAATAATATTATTAACAATTTAATGTTAAAAATTGTAGCTATAAATATTGCAGTTTTGATATTATCAATTACTCTTGTAGTTATGTTTGTAAATTCATTAAAGAAAAATATAAATATAATTTCTACTTCTTTAAATTCAGTAGCAACGGGTAAGTTAGATGGTGAGTGTATAGTAAAATCTAAGGATGAATTTGGTGAAATTGCTGAGTACGTTAATTCTATGATCTTAAATCTAAAAGAAATTGTGCAAAAGTTTCAGGGCAGTTCCAAAATGGTAGACTCTTCTTCTTCTAATTTATTGGGCATTTCTAATGAGATGAGCTCTGTGGCAGAAAATATAGCAAATTCAATTCAAGAGGTTGCTAGTGGAACAGGTACGCAGGCTAGTGATATGATGAACATTACTTCCTTGTTAAATAGTTTTGGAAGTGAAATAGACTTAATTGCTCAGAAAATTAGCAATGTAAATGATTCTTCTGGCTGCATAAATACTATGGCAAGTGAAAGCAATGAAGGAATGGAGTCTTTAGTAAGTTCAATTAAAAATATTAAGGCTGCTTTTGATGACTTTACTACTAGGTTTAATGTTTTAGGTGTTAATTTAAACAAGATTAACGAGATAACCGCTTATATAAAGTCTATCTCAGATCAAACAAATTTATTGGCATTGAATGCTGCTATCGAAGCTGCTAGAGCTGGCGAGGCTGGAAGAGGCTTTTCTATTGTAGCTGATGAAATTAGAAAATTAGCAGAACAATCCAAGGATTCATCTCAGAGTATAAATGAACTTATTAATACTATTTCTATTGAAAATAAGATTATTATTAGCTCTACAGATTTAATGAAATCAGAAATAAATAATCAAGTCACAGTTATTAACTGCGCAACTGATTCTTTTAGAGGAATATTAGGGTCAGTGTGTGATGTAATTCCTAAAATTGTGGCAGTCAATGACTCCATTTTAATTATAAATAAAAACAAAAATATTATAATTGATAAAATACAATCAAGTTCTTCAATTGCAGAAGAAATATCTGCTTCTTCACAGCAAATAGCAGCAGCATCTGAGGAGTTAAATGCGTCAGCGGAAGAGGTTTCTGCTACCGCACATATATTAAATTCTATGACTAAAGAAATACTTGATATAGGTAATAAATTCAAAATATAA
- the greA gene encoding transcription elongation factor GreA — MKSTILTPSGVAKLEEELELRTGEKRKEITAAIKEAKGHGDLSENAEYDAAKDDEATNNDRVIKIQELLRSSTVVEDYSNDDHLGLGGEADIKFLDTDETEKVCLVSTVETDPELMNISIESPLGMAIYKKSLGDTCIVVAPEGNYEVVIEKIY, encoded by the coding sequence ATGAAAAGTACAATATTAACACCTAGCGGAGTGGCTAAATTAGAAGAAGAATTAGAACTTCGCACAGGGGAAAAAAGAAAAGAAATAACAGCAGCAATTAAAGAAGCAAAAGGCCACGGCGATTTAAGTGAAAATGCAGAATACGATGCCGCAAAAGATGATGAAGCAACCAATAATGATAGAGTGATTAAGATACAAGAATTGCTTAGGAGCTCTACAGTGGTAGAAGACTATAGTAATGATGACCATTTAGGTCTTGGTGGTGAGGCGGATATTAAATTTCTTGATACAGATGAAACTGAGAAAGTATGTCTGGTATCTACAGTAGAGACTGACCCAGAATTAATGAATATAAGTATTGAATCTCCACTTGGAATGGCAATATATAAAAAATCACTTGGAGATACATGTATTGTTGTAGCTCCAGAGGGTAATTATGAAGTCGTTATAGAAAAAATTTACTAG
- the corA gene encoding magnesium/cobalt transporter CorA: MITYINSEVHEFDTIEEPFANKTLNNEEVFWLNINNPTDSDFEFLKDKFKFHQLTIDDCIHKTKRSKITDYNDYHFLIITTSDSHPNNTFSYNNIYVYISSSYIITIHYGENKSVKKIMNDIDNGLDIVSNGSDFVLYHILDEAIDQLFIITDKLEERINTLEEETMNNPVQNTLNNIIKVKKSIIKLRRVVSPLREVLNTLLRHDDIITEKHRLYFSDIYDHILRIYDLIESDHEMVTSCLELYSSQLSNSMNKVMKVLTIISTIMMPLTIITGIYGMNFENMPELHAKYSYFVIIFIMIFSSFCQILYFKKKKWL; the protein is encoded by the coding sequence TTGATTACTTATATTAATAGTGAGGTACATGAATTTGACACCATAGAGGAACCTTTTGCTAATAAAACATTAAATAATGAAGAAGTGTTTTGGTTAAACATTAATAATCCAACTGATAGTGATTTTGAGTTTTTAAAAGATAAATTCAAGTTTCATCAGCTTACTATTGATGACTGCATTCATAAGACTAAGAGGAGTAAAATAACCGACTATAATGATTATCATTTTTTAATTATTACTACATCAGATAGTCATCCAAATAATACGTTTTCTTATAACAACATATATGTGTACATTAGCTCCAGCTATATTATAACAATACATTACGGCGAAAATAAATCAGTGAAAAAGATTATGAATGATATAGACAATGGGTTAGATATTGTTTCTAATGGAAGTGACTTTGTTTTGTATCATATTCTTGATGAAGCAATAGATCAATTGTTTATTATAACAGATAAACTTGAAGAAAGAATTAACACTTTAGAAGAAGAAACCATGAACAACCCTGTTCAAAATACTCTTAATAATATAATAAAAGTAAAAAAAAGCATTATCAAGCTGAGAAGAGTTGTTTCTCCTTTGCGCGAAGTTTTAAATACTCTTTTGAGACATGATGATATTATAACTGAAAAACACAGACTATATTTCTCTGATATATATGACCATATACTTCGCATATATGATTTAATTGAATCTGACCATGAAATGGTTACATCTTGTTTAGAGCTTTATTCCTCGCAATTATCTAATTCGATGAACAAAGTAATGAAAGTTTTAACTATAATCTCTACAATCATGATGCCACTCACAATTATAACTGGTATTTATGGTATGAATTTTGAAAATATGCCCGAACTACATGCTAAATACAGTTATTTTGTTATTATATTTATAATGATTTTTAGTTCTTTTTGCCAAATATTATATTTTAAAAAGAAAAAATGGTTGTAA
- a CDS encoding MATE family efflux transporter, with amino-acid sequence MNQTKALGTEGIGKLLFKFSVPAITGMIVNALYNIVDRIYIGHIKGVGSYALSGLAITFPISVIIMAFGMLVGIGASAVISIRLGEKNKEAADDILGNAVILITIISIVLSVLGILFLNKLLIIFGASENSIPYAKAYIQIILMGAVFQNIGFGINNIIRAEGNPKMAMITMVFGAIINIILDPILIFGFNMGIQGAAIATVISQAFNTLWVLKYFTFKNSGSVLKIVKANLMLHSDIIKDIFAIGMAPFSMQIASSLVVILYNKGLYSYGGDLAIAAMGILNSVSMLIFMPIFGISQGIQPIIGYNYGAKSYTRVLKVLKYAVIAGTCIATIGFITVQLFARPLIAVFVGNNPDLINLGARGLRIDLIFLPILGFQILGASYFQAINEAKTSMILSILRQVIVLIPLILILPLFFKLDGLWLSQPVADLIATALTAFFLFKSIKKI; translated from the coding sequence ATGAATCAAACAAAAGCATTAGGAACAGAAGGTATAGGGAAATTACTTTTTAAGTTTTCGGTGCCTGCTATAACTGGAATGATTGTTAACGCACTATATAACATTGTAGATAGAATTTATATAGGCCATATTAAGGGGGTAGGCTCCTATGCTCTATCAGGACTTGCGATAACCTTTCCTATATCAGTTATTATAATGGCCTTTGGCATGCTTGTTGGAATAGGTGCTAGTGCAGTAATATCAATAAGACTAGGAGAAAAAAACAAGGAAGCAGCAGATGATATTTTGGGAAATGCAGTTATACTTATAACAATAATATCAATAGTACTTAGCGTACTTGGGATTTTGTTTTTAAATAAACTTCTAATCATATTCGGGGCAAGTGAAAATAGCATTCCTTATGCAAAAGCATATATACAAATAATACTTATGGGAGCTGTTTTTCAAAATATAGGATTTGGTATAAATAATATAATTAGAGCTGAGGGTAATCCTAAGATGGCAATGATTACAATGGTATTTGGTGCAATTATTAATATTATATTAGATCCAATATTAATATTCGGTTTTAATATGGGGATTCAAGGCGCTGCAATAGCAACCGTAATTTCTCAAGCTTTTAATACGTTATGGGTGCTTAAATATTTTACATTTAAAAATAGTGGAAGCGTACTTAAAATAGTGAAAGCCAATTTAATGCTACACTCAGATATTATAAAGGACATTTTTGCTATTGGCATGGCGCCTTTTTCTATGCAAATTGCATCAAGTCTTGTAGTTATTTTATATAATAAAGGTCTTTATTCTTATGGAGGGGATCTTGCAATAGCTGCCATGGGAATATTAAATAGTGTTTCAATGCTTATTTTCATGCCTATATTTGGTATAAGTCAAGGAATACAGCCTATAATAGGTTATAATTACGGGGCTAAATCCTATACCAGAGTTTTAAAGGTTTTAAAGTATGCAGTAATTGCAGGTACTTGCATTGCTACAATTGGATTTATCACTGTACAACTATTTGCCAGGCCTCTTATTGCTGTGTTTGTAGGTAATAATCCTGACTTAATAAATCTAGGTGCACGTGGGCTTAGAATTGATTTGATTTTTCTACCGATTTTAGGGTTTCAAATTTTAGGAGCAAGCTATTTTCAAGCAATAAATGAAGCGAAAACCTCAATGATTTTAAGTATTTTAAGACAAGTCATAGTACTAATTCCACTTATTCTTATACTTCCATTATTTTTCAAGTTGGATGGACTATGGCTTTCACAACCTGTGGCAGATTTGATTGCTACGGCATTAACAGCATTTTTTCTTTTCAAAAGCATTAAGAAGATCTAG
- a CDS encoding alpha/beta-type small acid-soluble spore protein translates to MTKRILVPGSVGKLEKFKMEVAEDMGLGDIESKNAYMGDVPSGVVNKIKNSGNVGGEMVRRMVEAAEKNMVDNK, encoded by the coding sequence ATGACTAAAAGGATACTGGTACCAGGCTCAGTGGGAAAACTTGAAAAATTTAAAATGGAAGTAGCAGAAGATATGGGACTAGGCGACATTGAAAGTAAAAATGCATACATGGGAGATGTTCCCAGTGGAGTTGTAAATAAGATAAAGAATTCAGGTAATGTTGGTGGAGAGATGGTAAGGAGAATGGTAGAAGCAGCAGAAAAAAATATGGTGGATAATAAGTAA
- a CDS encoding SHOCT domain-containing protein: MMENGYSMIRNGYGYGYNMMGGWFGMMIIPIIIIGVIVFVVYNHGHNSDFKNTGVRNTSLDILNNRFAAGEINEEEYNRKKDLLLNAKTL; encoded by the coding sequence ATGATGGAAAATGGATATAGTATGATTAGAAATGGATATGGATATGGATATAATATGATGGGAGGCTGGTTTGGAATGATGATAATTCCTATAATTATAATTGGAGTGATTGTGTTTGTAGTCTATAATCATGGTCACAATAGTGATTTTAAAAATACAGGAGTTAGAAATACTTCTTTAGATATCTTAAATAACAGATTTGCAGCTGGAGAAATAAACGAAGAAGAATATAACCGTAAAAAAGATTTACTACTAAATGCTAAAACACTATAA
- a CDS encoding DUF2179 domain-containing protein codes for MFIYFLIFFAKIIEVSLATVRTVLITRGEKFFGSLIGFFEVIIWLYLITTVLIGINEEPFKMVSYALGFACGNYIGCILEEKLALGLVTIQAIVSANDGLILAKILRSENVGVTIMDAEGLKEAKKILILHVKRKRKSKVLRLITSSNIKAVISLSDTKTIYGGYGIRK; via the coding sequence ATGTTTATTTATTTCCTCATTTTTTTCGCTAAAATAATTGAGGTTTCCTTAGCCACAGTTAGAACTGTACTCATAACTAGAGGTGAAAAGTTTTTTGGTTCTCTTATCGGCTTTTTCGAAGTAATTATATGGTTATATTTAATTACCACAGTTCTTATTGGAATAAATGAAGAACCATTCAAAATGGTATCATATGCATTAGGGTTTGCTTGTGGAAATTATATTGGTTGCATTTTAGAAGAAAAACTAGCACTAGGACTAGTAACCATACAAGCAATAGTATCTGCAAACGATGGCCTAATATTAGCTAAAATATTGAGATCAGAGAATGTAGGTGTTACTATTATGGATGCTGAGGGACTAAAAGAAGCTAAGAAAATACTCATATTACATGTAAAAAGAAAAAGAAAATCTAAAGTATTAAGATTAATAACGAGTTCCAACATTAAAGCTGTAATTTCCTTGTCGGATACTAAAACTATCTATGGGGGCTACGGAATTAGAAAATAA
- a CDS encoding MATE family efflux transporter, whose translation MFLFQGPIIATLFGSAEPEVISNAHTYLCITLLTYPLITIDLVANRLLRGAGDTKTPMKISIFMNSVATMLNVPGNSLSIAATALVGKYMGRGEAKEAQNSLSYITALSTIFKL comes from the coding sequence ATGTTTTTGTTTCAAGGTCCTATAATTGCTACACTTTTTGGTTCAGCTGAACCTGAAGTAATAAGTAACGCACATACATATCTATGTATAACTTTACTTACTTATCCATTAATAACTATTGATTTAGTAGCTAATAGACTACTCCGTGGAGCTGGAGATACAAAAACTCCTATGAAAATTAGTATCTTTATGAATTCCGTTGCAACTATGCTTAATGTGCCAGGAAATTCACTGAGTATTGCAGCCACCGCACTTGTTGGAAAATATATGGGAAGAGGCGAAGCCAAAGAGGCTCAGAATTCACTATCCTACATTACTGCACTTTCAACCATTTTTAAACTGTGA
- a CDS encoding helix-turn-helix domain-containing protein produces the protein MEDTNVGQKIAEYRKSKSLNIRELGKLAKVTPSMISQIERGLANPSINTLKLIAKALEVPLFTFFIDSVSTYDRVVRADKRKKIIFPDSRNFGYELLSPDLNGSIELALMTLTPNSCSSEEVMSHKGEEAALVIKGKIKLSLGDDEIILYTGDSVRIQPHDRHKWENIFDSDAEVVFAITPPSF, from the coding sequence ATGGAAGATACTAATGTTGGACAAAAAATTGCTGAATATCGAAAAAGTAAAAGTTTAAATATAAGAGAATTAGGGAAATTAGCAAAGGTAACGCCTTCAATGATAAGTCAGATTGAAAGGGGATTAGCTAATCCTTCTATAAATACACTTAAGCTTATAGCAAAAGCTCTTGAGGTACCACTATTTACTTTTTTCATTGATTCAGTGAGTACTTATGATCGAGTTGTGAGAGCCGATAAGCGAAAAAAGATAATTTTTCCGGATAGTAGAAATTTTGGGTATGAATTGTTATCACCAGATTTGAATGGATCTATTGAACTAGCTTTAATGACATTAACGCCTAATTCCTGCTCTTCAGAGGAAGTAATGTCTCATAAGGGAGAGGAAGCCGCATTAGTAATTAAGGGGAAAATAAAATTATCCTTAGGTGATGATGAAATTATATTATATACTGGGGATAGTGTAAGAATACAACCGCACGACAGACATAAATGGGAAAATATATTTGATAGCGATGCAGAAGTTGTATTTGCTATTACTCCTCCTAGTTTTTAA
- a CDS encoding GatB/YqeY domain-containing protein: protein MLKQTLKEDIIKYMKSRDKVRLTALRTLMAEVKYKEMDLKKELEDTELIGIIEKTIKQLNETLSFAKQANNEEIIAETEIAIEMFTVYMPKQFTDEQAKAIVIEVIAENAFKGKGDMGKTMKAVMPKLKGKYDSKKINPLVNELLA from the coding sequence ATGTTAAAACAAACATTAAAAGAGGATATTATTAAATATATGAAAAGTAGGGATAAGGTAAGACTCACTGCTTTAAGGACTTTAATGGCTGAAGTTAAATATAAGGAAATGGATTTAAAGAAAGAACTTGAAGACACTGAATTAATTGGGATTATTGAGAAAACAATTAAACAATTAAATGAAACTCTTAGCTTTGCTAAACAAGCTAATAATGAGGAGATTATAGCTGAAACAGAAATTGCTATTGAGATGTTCACAGTTTATATGCCAAAGCAATTTACTGACGAGCAGGCAAAGGCAATTGTCATTGAAGTTATTGCAGAAAATGCATTTAAGGGAAAGGGTGACATGGGAAAGACTATGAAGGCTGTTATGCCTAAGTTAAAAGGAAAGTATGATAGCAAGAAGATAAATCCTCTTGTAAATGAATTACTGGCATAG
- a CDS encoding thiamine pyrophosphate-dependent enzyme produces MKDCSISTFETAWCPGCGDHAILDALKETLIALGKKPHEVLIVGGIGQAAKTPQYLNTNGFSGLHGRSLPPAAAAKIVNKNMTVIIDTGDGDSYGEGGNHFIHNIRRNVDITHFVHDNQIYGLTKGQASPTTDVGHVTEVQPYGSNNTPMNPMLLAISLGAGFVARAFSGDKEHLKHIMEEAINYKGYALVDILQPCVSFNKVNTFQWYNKRIYKLEEGYDPTNKLKAIEKSMEWGDKIPLGILYKEIKHDFHDKIDFLRDGEPLINKEIDLNKISEFMKDFV; encoded by the coding sequence ATGAAGGATTGTAGTATTTCAACATTTGAAACAGCTTGGTGTCCAGGTTGTGGTGATCACGCTATATTGGATGCATTAAAAGAAACCCTTATCGCTCTCGGTAAAAAGCCCCATGAAGTACTTATTGTGGGTGGTATAGGTCAAGCAGCTAAAACTCCCCAATATTTAAATACTAATGGATTTTCTGGTCTTCATGGAAGATCATTACCTCCAGCGGCTGCTGCAAAAATTGTTAATAAAAATATGACTGTAATAATAGATACTGGGGATGGAGACTCCTATGGTGAGGGTGGAAATCACTTTATTCATAATATAAGAAGAAATGTAGATATAACACATTTTGTACATGATAATCAGATTTATGGCCTCACAAAAGGGCAAGCCTCTCCCACAACTGATGTTGGACATGTAACTGAAGTTCAACCTTATGGTTCAAATAATACTCCTATGAACCCAATGCTTCTCGCCATTTCTTTAGGTGCAGGCTTCGTAGCAAGGGCCTTTAGCGGAGACAAGGAACATCTTAAACATATAATGGAAGAGGCAATAAATTACAAGGGCTACGCACTTGTAGATATTCTGCAACCCTGTGTAAGTTTTAATAAAGTTAATACATTCCAATGGTACAATAAAAGGATATATAAATTGGAAGAAGGTTATGATCCAACTAATAAGCTTAAGGCAATTGAAAAATCCATGGAATGGGGTGATAAGATTCCACTAGGAATTTTATATAAAGAAATCAAACATGATTTTCATGATAAAATCGATTTTTTAAGAGATGGAGAACCACTAATAAATAAGGAAATAGATTTAAATAAAATTAGTGAATTTATGAAGGATTTTGTTTAG
- a CDS encoding metallophosphoesterase, whose product MTNTFQVLTYLFLFFTLWILIEAQVYRVRRIKVANSKIPKGFKKFKIIFISDIHYGKFFRAQRLINVVNRINKLEADIIIIGGDYLDISVKSKRDVSSYLDKEFDTLRRLKAKLGIYTVLGNHDYYNRRDALLNEINSSSFKLLKNTKAFINIGKDSIELIGVDDLFEGNPKVNVLKENNNNFTIAISHNPDFFGNYKNLINYDLGLAGHTHGGQINFFGLYAPYTSSKYGQKYLKKIVHEENRDIILTRGIGNGMLPIRFFAMPEILEINLE is encoded by the coding sequence ATGACTAATACATTTCAAGTTTTAACATACTTATTTCTTTTTTTTACATTATGGATACTAATTGAAGCTCAGGTTTATAGAGTTCGAAGGATTAAAGTTGCGAATAGCAAGATACCTAAAGGTTTTAAAAAATTTAAAATCATTTTTATATCAGATATTCACTATGGAAAATTCTTCAGGGCGCAAAGGTTAATAAATGTAGTCAATAGAATTAATAAACTAGAGGCAGATATTATAATAATAGGTGGAGATTATTTAGATATTTCAGTAAAAAGTAAGAGGGATGTAAGTTCATATTTAGATAAAGAGTTTGATACATTAAGAAGACTTAAAGCTAAGTTAGGTATTTATACTGTTCTAGGAAATCATGATTATTATAATAGGAGAGATGCATTGCTAAATGAAATTAATTCAAGCTCCTTTAAGCTACTTAAAAATACGAAGGCATTTATTAATATTGGGAAAGATAGTATAGAACTAATAGGAGTAGATGATTTATTTGAAGGAAATCCAAAAGTTAATGTACTTAAAGAAAATAACAATAATTTTACTATCGCTATATCACATAATCCGGATTTTTTCGGTAATTATAAAAACCTAATTAATTATGACTTAGGGCTAGCAGGACATACTCATGGAGGTCAAATAAATTTTTTTGGATTATATGCTCCATACACATCTTCTAAATATGGCCAAAAGTATTTAAAAAAGATAGTTCATGAGGAAAATAGAGATATAATATTAACTCGTGGAATAGGTAATGGAATGCTACCTATAAGATTTTTTGCTATGCCAGAAATTTTAGAAATTAATTTAGAATAA